In Ananas comosus cultivar F153 linkage group 10, ASM154086v1, whole genome shotgun sequence, the following proteins share a genomic window:
- the LOC109716435 gene encoding ATP synthase subunit beta, mitochondrial encodes MATRRVLSSVLRSSARRSPAPGRAAAAATPRAPIAPRRPSPAGFLLSRAVEYATSAAVAAPPPPKAGAAGAGPSGKITDEFTGAGAIGQVCQVIGAVVDVRYDEGLPPILTALEVMDNSIRLVLEVAQHLGENMVRTIAMDGTEGLVRGQRVLNTGSPITVPVGRATLGRIINVIGEPIDEKGEIKTNHFLPIHREAPAFVEQATEQQILVTGIKVVDLLAPYQRGGKIGLFGGAGVGKTVLIMELINNVAKAHGGFSVFAGVGERTREGNDLYREMIESGVIKLGDKQGESKCALVYGQMNEPPGARARVGLTGLTVAEHFRDAEGQDVLLFIDNIFRFTQANSEVSALLGRIPSAVGYQPTLATDLGGLQERITTTKKGSITSVQAIYVPADDLTDPAPATTFAHLDATTVLSRQISELGIYPAVDPLDSTSRMLSPHVLGEEHYNTARGVQKVLQNYKNLQDIIAILGMDELSEDDKLTVARARKIQRFLSQPFHVAEVFTGAPGKYVELKESIQSFQGVLDGKYDDLPEQSFYMVGGIEEVIAKAEKIAKESAS; translated from the exons ATGGCGACCCGCCGCGTCCTCTCCTCCGTCCTCCGCTCCTCTGCTCGTCGATCGCCGGCGCCCGGCCGTGCCGCGGCTGCGGCGACTCCCCGCGCCCCGATTGCCCCGCGCCGCCCCTCCCCCGCTGGGTTTCTTCTCTCCCGCGCCGTCGAGTatgccacctccgccgccgtggcggcgccgcccccgccgAAGGCCGGCGCCGCCGGAGCCGGGCCCAGCGGGAAGATCACCGATGAGTTCACCGGCGCCGGCGCGATCGGCCAGGTGTGCCAGGTGATCGGCGCCGTCGTCGACGTGCGCTACGACGAGGGGCTCCCCCCGATCCTCACCGCGCTCGAGGTGATGGACAACTCGATCCGGCTCGTGCTCGAGGTGGCGCAGCATCTTGGGGAGAACATGGTGAGGACGATCGCCATGGACGGGACCGAGGGGCTTGTACGGGGGCAAAGGGTTTTGAACACCGGATCTCCAATCACC GTGCCTGTTGGTAGGGCTACACTTGGGAGGATTATAAATGTCATTGGGGAACCCATTGATGAGAAGGGTGAAATAA AGACCAACCATTTCCTTCCCATTCATCGCGAGGCCCCAGCTTTTGTTGAGCAGGCGACTGAACAACAAATTCTTGTCACAGGAATTAAG GTTGTTGATCTACTTGCACCGTACCAAAGAGGTGGAAAGATTGGGCTGTTCGGTGGTGCTGGTGTGGGCAAAACTGTTCTTATTATGGAACTGATCAATAATGTCGCTAAAGCCCATG GTGGTTTCTCTGTCTTTGCCGGTGTCGGTGAACGTACTCGTGAAGGCAATGATTTGTACAGAGAAATGATTGAGAGTGGTGTCATTAAGCTTGGAGACAAACAG GGAGAGAGCAAGTGTGCTCTTGTCTACGGGCAAATGAATGAGCCACCCGGTGCTCGTGCTCGTGTTGGGCTTACTGGGTTAACTGTGGCTGAGCACTTCCGTGATGCCGAAGGGCAAGATGTGCTCCTTTTCATTGACAACATTTTCCGCTTCACCCAA GCGAACTCAGAAGTGTCTGCTTTACTTGGCCGTATCCCATCTGCTGTCGGCTACCAACCAACCTTAGCTACTGACCTTGGAGGCCTCCAAGAACGTATCACAACAACAAAGAAGGGTTCCATTACCTCTGTACAAGCTATTTATGTGCCTGCTGATGACTTGACTGATCCAGCTCCCGCAACCACCTTTGCTCATCTTGATGCCACAACCGTGTTGTCTCGCCAG ATTTCCGAACTTGGTATCTATCCTGCTGTCGATCCACTTGATTCGACATCTAGAATGCTTTCTCCACACGTGTTGGGAGAAGAGCACTACAACACTGCTCGTGGTGTTCAGAAGGTTCTTCAGAACTACAAGAATCTTCAAGATATTATTGCCATTTTGGGAATGGACGAGCTCAGTGAAGATGACAAGTTGACCGTTGCTCGTGCTAGAAAGATCCAGAGGTTCTTGAGCCAACCGTTCCATGTCGCCGAAGTGTTCACGGGTGCGCCGGGAAAGTATGTTGAGTTGAAGGAAAGTATTCAGAGCTTCCAG GGTGTTTTGGATGGCAAGTATGACGACCTTCCCGAGCAGTCATTCTACATGGTTGGAGGGATCGAAGAAGTTATCGCCAAGGCCGAGAAGATCGCCAAGGAATCGGCCTCATGA